The Dioscorea cayenensis subsp. rotundata cultivar TDr96_F1 chromosome 21, TDr96_F1_v2_PseudoChromosome.rev07_lg8_w22 25.fasta, whole genome shotgun sequence genome includes a region encoding these proteins:
- the LOC120252576 gene encoding disease resistance protein UNI-like isoform X2, whose translation MQDPVSCLCSCIQSYVTRQDISYVFRTKKKLNNLENAMKDLKAKKKDIEKELHDTQNKRKVPDNQLQRWLQKVGEKDDEVNQLWNEYNDGCCVQGPCCLNCFSRYRISRSAINLLDEITQLKDENVEVSFIEQQPPEPVTESYITVGEKISSNLEVACSYLADEAVGMIGIWGMGGVGKTTLLKKIYQSLDYPDMGFDHLLFIEASQNIQLEKLREEIAKELKLAPPANKKDIENFLKTKNFVLFLDNIWKDIDLGNLGIPHPNGDNTVKRKVIFTTRSEDVCARMGGAGEKIIKVECLEPREAWALFKINVNLAVIESNKEIKEIAWQVMEKCGGLPLVS comes from the exons ATGCAGGATCCAGTGAGTTGTTTGTGTTCTTGCATTCAAAGCTATGTTACGCGTCAGGACATTAGCTATGTGTTCCGCACCAAAAAGAAACTTAATAATTTGGAGAACGCCATGAAAGATCTCAAAGCGAAGAAGAAGGATATTGAGAAAGAGCTCCATGATACTCAAAACAAGAGGAAAGTACCCGACAATCAACTTCAACGCTGGCTTCAAAAG GTTGGAGAAAAGGATGATGAGGTAAACCAGTTATGGAATGAATATAACGACGGTTGTTGTGTTCAAGGCCCTTGTTGTCTAAATTGTTTTTCAAGGTATAGAATTAGCAGAAGTGCGATCAATTTATTAGATGAAATAACTCAgttaaaagatgaaaatgtagAAGTCTCATTCATAGAGCAACAGCCTCCTGAACCAGTCACTGAATCATACATAACAGTGGGAGAGAAAATCAGCTCCAATCTTGAGGTTGCTTGCAGTTATCTAGCAGATGAAGCAGTTGGAATGATTGGCATATGGGGCATGGGGGGTGTAGGAAAGACTACACTCTTGAAAAAAATCTACCAATCATTAGATTATCCGGACATGGGATTCGATCATCTGTTATTTATTGAAGCTTCGCAAAATATTCAGTTGGAGAAACTTAGAGAAGAGATTGCTAAAGAGTTGAAATTGGCTCCTCCTGCAAATAAAAAGGACATTGAAAATTTCCTAAAAACAAAGAACTTTGTATTGTTCTTGGATAATATATGGAAGGATATAGATCTTGGTAATCTTGGAATTCCCCATCCTAATGGCGACAACACTGTGAAGCGTAAGGTGATTTTCACTACTCGATCTGAAGATGTGTGTGCCCGGATGGGTGGTGCAGGAGAAAAGATCATCAAAGTGGAATGCTTGGAACCACGTGAAGCATGGGCTCTTTTCAAGATTAATGTTAATCTGGCTGTTATTGAGTCAAATAAAGAGATTAAAGAAATAGCATGGCAAGTGATGGAGAAGTGTGGTGGTTTGCCCCTCGTCTCATAG